A genomic segment from Neobacillus sp. YX16 encodes:
- the argC gene encoding N-acetyl-gamma-glutamyl-phosphate reductase produces the protein MRAAIIGGTGYGAIELIRLINKHPHLEVGCVVSNSQAGNDISESYPHLTEIINQPFEKYDPDRLAKENDIVFLATPSGVSSKMAPQLVDKGIKVIDLSGDFRLRSQNEYETWYKHSAPEEEYLSKAVYGLSEIYEDEIKRATFIANPGCYPTATSLGLLPILKANLADSKSIIVDAKSGVSGAGRGLSLTAHYAEINENVKAYKLGAHQHIPEIEQVLKDESGRLVTITFTTHLVPMTRGIMITAYVNLLGKISTSEVNALYKQFYENHPFVRIRPEGIYPSTKEVSGSNYCDIGLHVDQRTNRLTVISVIDNLVKGAAGQAIQNANLMNGWAVSTGLEDISLYP, from the coding sequence ATGAGGGCTGCAATTATCGGTGGAACGGGATATGGGGCAATAGAGTTAATAAGGCTTATAAACAAGCATCCGCATTTAGAGGTTGGTTGTGTTGTTTCCAACTCTCAGGCTGGTAACGACATTAGCGAATCCTACCCACACCTTACTGAAATAATAAATCAACCATTTGAAAAATATGATCCGGATAGATTAGCAAAAGAGAATGATATTGTATTTTTAGCTACACCATCTGGCGTCAGTAGTAAGATGGCTCCTCAACTCGTAGATAAGGGTATTAAAGTGATCGACCTTTCTGGAGATTTCCGGCTACGGTCGCAAAATGAATATGAAACCTGGTATAAGCATTCAGCACCAGAAGAGGAATATTTAAGTAAGGCAGTTTATGGATTGAGTGAGATTTATGAAGATGAAATTAAACGTGCCACGTTCATTGCTAATCCGGGCTGCTACCCAACAGCAACCAGCCTCGGTTTGCTGCCAATATTGAAAGCAAATCTTGCAGACTCAAAATCTATTATTGTTGATGCAAAGTCAGGTGTATCTGGTGCCGGCAGAGGTCTTTCATTAACAGCCCATTACGCTGAAATAAATGAAAATGTAAAAGCTTATAAGCTTGGCGCACATCAACATATACCGGAAATTGAACAAGTACTTAAGGATGAAAGTGGCAGGCTGGTAACAATTACGTTTACAACTCATTTGGTTCCGATGACTAGAGGAATTATGATAACGGCCTATGTTAATTTACTTGGGAAAATATCAACGAGTGAAGTGAATGCGTTGTATAAACAGTTTTACGAAAATCATCCATTTGTCAGGATTAGGCCAGAGGGAATCTATCCATCAACCAAAGAGGTCAGTGGCAGTAATTATTGTGACATCGGATTACATGTTGACCAGCGAACGAATCGTCTAACCGTGATTTCAGTTATCGACAATTTAGTAAAAGGTGCAGCAGGGCAAGCGATACAGAATGCAAACTTAATGAATGGCTGGGCTGTCAGTACAGGTCTTGAAGACATATCATTATATCCTTAA
- the argJ gene encoding bifunctional ornithine acetyltransferase/N-acetylglutamate synthase: MPAISNKEIVVLEEGSVTLPQGFVAGGMHCGIKRKRLDLGYIVSDVPAITAGVYTTNIFQAAPLLVTQESIAKENKIQAIIVNSGNANACTGEQGLLDAFEMQKGFANELGIEEHLVAVTSTGVIGELLPMDKVKTGINQILQSKYATEENFKNAILTTDTCIKQVGVQMKIDGKTVSIGGAAKGSGMIHPNMATMLGFVTTDVNIAHEDLLTALKDITNQTFNMITVDGDTSTNDMVLVMANGLAGNDQLTKDHPDWDLFKAGLKLVSEELAKKIARDGEGATKLVEVQVNGAYSHEAARAVGKSIISSNLVKTAIYGTDPNWGRIVTAIGYSGIPVEPNALVVAIGPYKVFENGLPSPIVEEEVKEYLEQETVKIIVELNQGNDSATAWGCDLTYDYVKINASYRT, translated from the coding sequence ATGCCAGCCATTTCAAATAAAGAGATTGTAGTTTTAGAAGAAGGAAGTGTCACTTTGCCGCAGGGGTTCGTGGCTGGGGGTATGCATTGCGGGATAAAAAGAAAACGATTGGACCTTGGTTATATTGTTTCTGATGTGCCTGCAATAACCGCTGGGGTTTATACAACAAATATCTTTCAAGCAGCTCCATTGTTGGTTACACAGGAAAGCATTGCAAAAGAAAATAAGATTCAAGCGATCATTGTCAATTCTGGAAATGCCAATGCCTGCACAGGAGAGCAGGGATTGTTAGACGCTTTTGAAATGCAAAAAGGATTTGCTAACGAGCTAGGCATCGAGGAGCACCTTGTTGCCGTTACTTCAACAGGAGTGATTGGTGAACTTTTACCGATGGATAAAGTAAAAACAGGAATAAATCAGATTCTTCAGTCCAAATATGCAACAGAAGAAAATTTCAAGAATGCAATATTAACAACAGACACTTGCATTAAGCAGGTTGGTGTTCAAATGAAAATAGATGGAAAGACAGTCAGCATTGGCGGTGCGGCAAAAGGATCTGGGATGATTCATCCGAACATGGCAACCATGCTTGGATTTGTTACCACTGATGTCAATATTGCGCATGAAGACTTGCTAACTGCACTAAAAGATATTACGAATCAAACCTTTAACATGATTACGGTTGATGGCGATACAAGTACGAATGATATGGTTTTAGTCATGGCAAATGGTTTAGCAGGTAATGACCAGCTGACAAAAGACCATCCAGATTGGGATTTATTCAAAGCAGGCTTAAAGCTGGTGAGTGAAGAACTTGCGAAAAAAATTGCCAGAGACGGTGAAGGAGCCACTAAGCTTGTTGAAGTTCAAGTAAACGGCGCATACAGCCATGAAGCAGCAAGAGCTGTAGGAAAATCCATTATCTCTTCGAATCTTGTAAAAACAGCTATCTATGGTACTGACCCGAACTGGGGAAGAATTGTTACAGCTATTGGATATTCAGGAATACCGGTTGAGCCTAATGCATTGGTAGTAGCCATTGGACCTTACAAGGTATTCGAAAATGGCTTACCTAGTCCGATTGTAGAAGAAGAAGTAAAAGAGTACTTAGAACAGGAAACCGTTAAAATCATTGTTGAATTAAATCAAGGTAATGATAGTGCAACGGCTTGGGGCTGTGATTTAACGTATGATTATGTGAAAATCAATGCTTCCTACCGCACCTAA
- the argB gene encoding acetylglutamate kinase, translated as MMKYIVIKCGGSVLENLPKSFYEDVISLHQKGEWTPIIVHGGGPLINKLLKSLNVETTFVNGLRVTNHEVLDIVEMVLSGTVNKQVVRNIIEAGGSSFGVSGVDGCLLKAIPTPDESLGFVGEVVAVNTEAIESIVKQGHIPVVSPIGIGENGQRYNINGDVAASAVAKALGANLCFISDIPGILVEEQGEKSKLDMVTKAKVEELIENETIYGGMIPKVKAAIDGLVHKIPMVGIIDGFEKNSLIDYVNGKNIGTKIVLEEEIA; from the coding sequence ATGATGAAATATATTGTCATTAAGTGTGGCGGAAGTGTGTTAGAAAATCTGCCAAAGTCCTTTTATGAAGATGTCATATCCCTTCATCAAAAAGGAGAATGGACACCGATTATTGTCCATGGCGGCGGCCCGCTTATTAATAAGTTATTGAAAAGCTTAAATGTAGAAACCACCTTTGTAAATGGTTTAAGAGTAACCAATCATGAAGTATTGGATATTGTAGAAATGGTTTTAAGCGGTACGGTAAATAAACAAGTAGTACGAAACATCATTGAGGCAGGCGGTAGTTCATTTGGTGTTAGCGGGGTGGATGGTTGTTTATTAAAAGCCATTCCAACGCCAGATGAAAGTTTAGGTTTTGTAGGCGAAGTAGTTGCAGTGAATACCGAAGCGATAGAGAGTATTGTAAAACAAGGACATATACCTGTCGTTTCGCCAATCGGGATTGGTGAAAATGGGCAGCGATACAATATAAACGGAGATGTTGCCGCCAGTGCAGTTGCCAAAGCATTAGGAGCAAATCTTTGCTTTATTAGTGACATACCTGGAATTCTAGTCGAAGAACAGGGCGAAAAGTCCAAACTAGATATGGTTACCAAAGCAAAAGTAGAAGAACTAATTGAAAATGAAACCATCTACGGCGGGATGATCCCTAAGGTCAAAGCAGCAATCGATGGGTTAGTTCATAAAATTCCGATGGTCGGTATTATCGATGGATTTGAAAAAAATAGCTTGATAGATTACGTGAACGGCAAAAATATTGGAACAAAAATTGTTTTAGAAGAGGAGATTGCCTAA
- a CDS encoding acetylornithine transaminase, translating to MTINTSVSPISSVMATYSRFPITLVKGKGSYVWDDQGKKYLDFTSGIATCNLGHVPDVVKTKLEEQLQNLWHCSNLYNIPNQQELAALLTANSCGDQVFFCNSGAEANEAAIKLARRYAQKVKGTDSFGVITFQQSFHGRTLATLSATGQEKIQQGFAPLVKGFSYLPFNDIEALDQLKTLQPAAILLELVQGEGGVIPANQEWVKKIEEICKEKDILLMVDEIQTGIGRTGTLFAYEQYGIKPDVISVAKGLGSGFPIGAIIAKEKAAKAFEPGTHGSTFGGNPLATAAGVATISHIIESNLLNHVNEISVYFDELLTKFKEKYTFIEEIRGKGLLKGLVVGNKAPQIVQKAIENQLLILTAGPNVVRLLPPLTASKEEINEFIKALEKTFQGIEKGE from the coding sequence ATGACCATTAACACTTCCGTTTCCCCCATTTCGTCAGTAATGGCTACGTATAGCCGCTTTCCTATTACGTTGGTTAAGGGGAAAGGAAGCTATGTATGGGACGATCAAGGGAAAAAATATTTAGATTTTACATCAGGCATTGCGACGTGTAACTTGGGGCATGTGCCAGATGTTGTTAAAACAAAGCTTGAAGAGCAGCTGCAAAATCTTTGGCACTGTTCAAACCTTTATAACATTCCAAATCAGCAGGAGCTTGCAGCACTGCTAACAGCCAATAGCTGTGGAGATCAGGTTTTCTTTTGCAACAGCGGAGCGGAAGCAAATGAGGCGGCCATTAAGCTGGCAAGAAGATACGCACAAAAAGTAAAGGGAACAGATTCTTTCGGAGTCATTACCTTCCAGCAATCCTTTCACGGCAGAACATTGGCAACATTATCGGCCACAGGGCAGGAAAAAATCCAACAGGGATTCGCTCCATTAGTTAAAGGCTTTAGTTATCTGCCATTTAATGATATAGAAGCACTTGATCAACTAAAAACCCTCCAGCCTGCAGCCATTTTACTGGAACTCGTCCAGGGTGAAGGTGGAGTCATTCCAGCAAATCAGGAATGGGTAAAGAAAATTGAAGAAATCTGTAAAGAGAAAGACATCCTTTTAATGGTTGATGAAATTCAAACGGGAATCGGAAGGACCGGAACACTGTTTGCCTACGAACAATACGGTATAAAGCCGGATGTAATTAGTGTAGCAAAAGGACTTGGATCAGGGTTTCCGATTGGGGCTATCATTGCAAAAGAAAAAGCTGCAAAAGCGTTCGAACCTGGTACACACGGAAGTACGTTTGGCGGCAATCCATTAGCAACCGCAGCCGGAGTCGCAACGATATCCCATATCATTGAAAGTAATTTACTAAATCATGTTAATGAAATTTCAGTGTACTTTGATGAATTGTTAACTAAATTTAAAGAAAAGTACACTTTTATAGAAGAAATTAGAGGAAAAGGTCTCCTAAAAGGGCTCGTTGTCGGAAATAAGGCTCCTCAAATTGTTCAAAAAGCAATTGAAAATCAACTGTTGATCCTAACAGCGGGTCCAAATGTTGTGAGACTGCTACCGCCTTTAACGGCATCTAAAGAAGAAATAAACGAATTCATCAAAGCATTGGAAAAAACTTTCCAAGGTATAGAGAAAGGCGAGTGA
- a CDS encoding carbamoyl phosphate synthase small subunit yields MEQGYLTLETGEVFEGILIGANKDSVGEVVFNTSMTGYQEIITDPSYAGQLITFCYPIIGNYGINAMDDECISPSLAGVVIGDLCETPSHYQSINKFSEKLMQAGVPGIAGVDTRLLVKTIRSRGTVKGYLSKTKQETFDNNKTIPFWVEKVSTEKMQYFKNEGPHVVLIDFGYKKSILNALLDENCCVTIVPFNTSFENIKALKPDGVLLSNGPGDPMALKQWFPEIKKITQHYPTLGICLGHQLIALAYGAKTEKLAYGHRGGNHPVKELATGKVKITAQNHGYVVVDESIDAQVFQITYRNVNDKSIEGLKHRRFPIQTVQFHPEAHPGPSDTQYILEEFVYQINSVGDKRYAIK; encoded by the coding sequence TTGGAACAGGGATATCTTACTTTGGAAACCGGAGAAGTTTTTGAAGGCATACTAATAGGTGCAAACAAGGACTCTGTAGGAGAAGTTGTTTTTAATACAAGTATGACTGGCTACCAGGAAATCATTACAGATCCTTCTTATGCAGGTCAGCTTATCACTTTCTGTTATCCGATTATCGGAAACTATGGAATCAATGCGATGGATGATGAATGTATATCTCCTTCCTTAGCAGGAGTGGTGATTGGTGATTTATGTGAAACACCAAGCCATTACCAATCCATTAATAAATTTTCTGAAAAACTAATGCAGGCAGGCGTTCCTGGCATTGCAGGCGTGGACACAAGATTACTTGTCAAAACGATTCGAAGCCGCGGAACGGTAAAAGGATATTTAAGTAAGACTAAACAAGAAACGTTTGATAATAACAAAACCATACCATTTTGGGTAGAGAAAGTTTCGACTGAGAAAATGCAATATTTTAAAAATGAAGGACCACACGTTGTCCTTATCGACTTTGGATATAAAAAATCGATACTGAATGCATTGCTCGATGAAAATTGTTGTGTGACTATCGTCCCTTTTAATACCTCTTTTGAGAACATCAAGGCCTTAAAGCCAGACGGTGTGTTATTAAGTAACGGACCTGGAGATCCAATGGCACTGAAACAGTGGTTTCCAGAAATCAAAAAAATTACACAGCACTACCCAACGCTAGGTATCTGCCTAGGACATCAGTTAATTGCCCTAGCTTATGGAGCAAAAACGGAAAAACTTGCCTACGGACACCGTGGCGGCAATCATCCCGTTAAAGAATTAGCAACGGGTAAGGTTAAAATTACAGCACAAAATCATGGATATGTTGTCGTTGACGAGAGCATTGATGCCCAGGTTTTCCAAATCACATACCGTAACGTTAATGACAAATCCATTGAAGGGTTAAAGCACAGACGCTTTCCCATTCAAACCGTTCAATTCCACCCGGAAGCACACCCAGGACCAAGTGACACCCAATACATTCTAGAAGAATTTGTTTATCAGATAAATTCCGTGGGAGATAAACGTTATGCCATTAAATAA
- the carB gene encoding carbamoyl-phosphate synthase (glutamine-hydrolyzing) large subunit produces the protein MPLNKNLKKVLVIGSGPIVIGQAAEFDYAGTQACIALKEEGIQVVLINSNPATIMTDETVADKVYIEPLNVETIEKIIKKEKPDGIIGTLGGQTGLNLTVELYEKGILQKYNVELLGTSVESIKNGEDRDRFRSLMIKIDEPIPESAIIHTYEEGVSFVNEIGFPVIIRPAYTLGGHGGGFAYNEEELGNVLKKGLAASPIHQVLVERSIKGWKEIEYEVIRDANDTCIIVCNMENMDPVGVHTGDSIVVAPSQTLTDVQYQMLRNSSLKVIRELEIIGGCNIQFALNPESNQYCIIEVNPRVSRSSALASKATGYPIARTAAKCAVGYHLDEIVNPITGNTFASFEPAIDYIVVKLPRFPFDKFPEADRTLGTQMKATGEVMAIDRTFEGALNKAIRSMELNIFGLCLESNKNVDTEVLFEKLERPNDQRLFMIAEAFRRGVSLEEIKQVTEIDSWFLNKIKSVVDLEVELALYSWSEVPLSLLKTAKRHNISDKYLSQIYSIDEKQIRNKWKELNWKPGYKMVDTCSAEFDAVTPYYYSTWLGADEVEETNSKKILVLGSGPIRIGQGIEFDYCSVHAAKAIKKMGYEAVVINNNPETVSTDYSVADRLYFEPLTAEDVLTVIEKEKIEGVLIQFGGQTAINLAHDLEEEGVKILGTTVENVDRFEDRKEFYQLLEGLNIPHIVGETVSHKDELLAAAARLGYPVLVRPSYVIGGQSMFTIFTEDELNYYITQLEENSSQDKMWPLLVDRYIPGLECEVDVISDGMNVIVPGIFEHIERAGVHSGDSISVFPPISLANEVKETLIDYAEKIAKTSPIIGIMNIQFVIYQNQVLVLEVNPRSSRTVPIMSKVTGIPMIEWAVMAQLGVSLNTLSNETGLLPEPNYYSVKAPIFSRSKLKGVDHVLGPEMKSTGEVLGLGATFHEALEKAFPATSDETENYLFCSISDREKPASLPILQQFVNQNYKLTATEGTARFLQENGFTIEKVIKDNQDVNELFKNNSIQAVINIPNQGRNKIKFGFYIREQATRYNVPVFTHLDTVEAMVSLQAQSITQSEVRTVTEYYNIKESGVEHVKCD, from the coding sequence ATGCCATTAAATAAAAACCTAAAAAAAGTATTAGTAATAGGATCAGGTCCGATTGTAATCGGGCAGGCAGCAGAATTTGACTATGCGGGAACACAAGCCTGTATCGCTCTGAAAGAAGAGGGAATACAGGTGGTTTTAATCAATAGTAATCCAGCAACGATTATGACGGACGAAACTGTTGCCGATAAAGTATATATCGAACCATTAAATGTAGAAACCATTGAAAAAATTATTAAAAAAGAAAAGCCAGATGGAATTATTGGGACTTTAGGTGGTCAAACCGGTTTAAATTTAACAGTTGAACTCTATGAAAAAGGTATTCTTCAAAAATACAATGTAGAGCTGTTAGGAACCTCTGTAGAATCGATAAAAAATGGCGAGGACCGTGATCGGTTCCGCAGTTTAATGATAAAGATTGACGAGCCAATCCCTGAATCTGCAATTATTCATACCTATGAAGAGGGGGTATCGTTCGTCAACGAGATAGGTTTTCCCGTTATCATTCGACCTGCCTATACACTTGGCGGACACGGCGGCGGCTTTGCTTATAATGAAGAAGAGCTTGGTAATGTTCTAAAGAAGGGTCTTGCAGCTAGCCCGATTCATCAAGTTCTGGTTGAGAGAAGCATTAAAGGCTGGAAGGAAATTGAATACGAAGTCATAAGAGATGCCAATGACACATGTATCATTGTTTGTAATATGGAAAATATGGACCCTGTTGGTGTTCATACAGGTGACTCCATAGTTGTCGCTCCATCACAAACGTTGACAGATGTCCAATATCAAATGTTACGGAATTCTTCATTAAAAGTAATACGAGAATTAGAGATTATCGGCGGCTGCAATATCCAGTTTGCGCTTAATCCAGAATCAAATCAATATTGCATTATTGAAGTAAATCCGAGGGTAAGCCGTTCTTCTGCATTAGCGTCAAAGGCTACCGGTTATCCGATTGCTAGGACGGCGGCTAAATGTGCAGTTGGCTATCATTTAGATGAGATTGTGAACCCTATAACAGGTAATACCTTTGCGTCCTTTGAACCAGCAATTGATTATATTGTTGTAAAGCTTCCACGTTTTCCATTTGATAAATTTCCAGAAGCAGACCGTACATTAGGTACGCAAATGAAAGCTACTGGAGAAGTAATGGCGATTGACCGTACCTTTGAGGGCGCACTAAATAAAGCAATCCGTTCCATGGAATTAAATATATTTGGACTTTGTCTAGAATCAAATAAAAATGTAGACACTGAGGTCTTATTTGAAAAACTTGAAAGACCAAATGACCAAAGATTATTTATGATAGCAGAAGCATTCAGAAGAGGTGTTTCCCTAGAGGAAATTAAGCAGGTAACGGAAATAGATTCATGGTTTTTAAACAAAATCAAATCTGTCGTAGACCTAGAAGTGGAATTAGCTTTGTATTCATGGAGTGAAGTACCACTTTCATTATTAAAAACAGCGAAGCGTCATAATATTTCCGATAAATACCTTTCACAAATCTACAGTATTGATGAAAAACAAATAAGAAATAAATGGAAAGAACTCAACTGGAAACCAGGCTACAAGATGGTTGATACCTGTTCCGCAGAATTTGATGCGGTTACTCCTTATTACTACTCGACTTGGCTCGGGGCCGATGAGGTAGAAGAAACAAACAGTAAGAAGATTCTTGTTCTTGGTTCGGGTCCGATTCGGATTGGTCAAGGAATTGAATTCGATTACTGCTCTGTCCATGCTGCAAAGGCGATTAAGAAGATGGGCTATGAGGCAGTCGTAATCAACAATAACCCTGAAACAGTTAGTACAGATTACTCAGTTGCTGACCGCCTTTACTTTGAACCATTAACGGCTGAAGATGTTCTTACCGTTATTGAAAAAGAGAAGATTGAAGGTGTGTTAATTCAGTTCGGCGGCCAAACTGCGATTAACTTGGCTCATGACCTCGAAGAAGAAGGAGTAAAGATTTTAGGCACAACGGTAGAAAATGTCGACCGTTTCGAGGATCGGAAAGAATTTTATCAGTTACTTGAAGGTCTAAACATCCCACATATTGTAGGTGAGACCGTTTCACATAAAGATGAATTGCTGGCAGCTGCAGCAAGACTTGGCTATCCCGTATTGGTTCGTCCATCCTATGTAATCGGCGGCCAATCGATGTTTACGATTTTTACAGAAGACGAATTAAACTACTATATCACTCAGCTTGAAGAAAACTCCTCACAGGATAAAATGTGGCCATTATTAGTAGACCGATATATTCCTGGATTAGAATGTGAAGTGGATGTCATTAGTGATGGAATGAATGTAATTGTCCCAGGCATCTTTGAACATATCGAAAGAGCTGGCGTACATTCTGGAGATAGTATTAGTGTTTTCCCACCTATTTCATTAGCGAATGAGGTTAAAGAAACATTAATCGATTATGCTGAAAAGATTGCCAAAACTTCACCGATTATTGGCATTATGAATATCCAATTTGTAATTTATCAGAATCAAGTATTAGTCCTAGAAGTAAATCCGCGTTCTTCACGTACGGTTCCTATCATGAGCAAGGTTACAGGAATTCCAATGATTGAGTGGGCAGTAATGGCACAATTAGGAGTATCATTAAATACTTTATCGAATGAAACGGGTTTATTACCAGAGCCAAATTACTATTCAGTTAAGGCACCTATATTTTCTAGAAGCAAATTAAAGGGAGTCGATCACGTACTTGGACCGGAAATGAAATCAACAGGTGAAGTGTTAGGTTTAGGAGCAACCTTCCATGAAGCGCTCGAAAAGGCTTTCCCTGCAACCAGCGATGAAACAGAGAACTATTTATTCTGTTCGATATCTGACCGGGAAAAACCTGCCAGCCTTCCAATTCTACAACAATTTGTGAATCAGAATTACAAGCTAACTGCAACAGAAGGGACAGCAAGATTCCTTCAAGAAAATGGCTTTACCATTGAAAAGGTTATTAAGGATAACCAGGATGTAAATGAACTTTTCAAAAATAATAGTATTCAAGCAGTTATTAATATACCGAATCAAGGAAGAAATAAAATTAAATTTGGTTTTTACATTCGTGAACAAGCGACCCGCTACAATGTACCGGTATTTACCCATTTAGACACAGTTGAGGCGATGGTTAGTCTTCAGGCGCAATCGATTACTCAATCAGAGGTACGCACAGTAACGGAATATTACAATATCAAAGAGAGCGGTGTGGAGCATGTCAAATGTGATTAA
- the argF gene encoding ornithine carbamoyltransferase translates to MIKWNAKGLPQQPQLKGKDFLSLSDFHTDEILYLLEEAKELKSLQKQGKPHPYLSGKVLGMIFEKSSTRTRVSFEVGMLQLGGHAIFLSSRDIQLGRGESISDTAKVLSRYIDCMMIRTFSHDSVKELAEHATVPVINGLTDLHHPTQVMADLLTIQEHKGKLAGLKMCYLGDGNNNMAHSLMEGAAKVGMHISIASPPGYLPDGKITEKAIETGKVTGSKITITHNPVDAIKDADIVVTDVWTSMGQEAETEKRLKDLEAYQVNTQICQHAKKDYIFLHCLPAHRGEEVTAEIIDGPHSVVFDEAENRLHAQKAILKLLLE, encoded by the coding sequence GTGATTAAATGGAACGCAAAGGGTTTGCCACAGCAGCCACAATTAAAAGGCAAGGATTTCTTATCCTTGTCCGATTTTCATACTGATGAGATTCTCTACCTTTTAGAGGAAGCAAAGGAACTGAAAAGCCTTCAAAAACAAGGAAAACCACATCCTTATTTGAGCGGAAAGGTTCTAGGGATGATATTTGAAAAATCTTCTACTCGTACTAGAGTTTCCTTTGAGGTAGGGATGCTCCAATTAGGGGGGCATGCAATTTTCCTAAGTTCAAGGGATATTCAGTTAGGAAGAGGAGAAAGTATTTCAGATACAGCAAAAGTTTTATCACGTTATATCGATTGTATGATGATCAGAACGTTTTCACACGACTCTGTTAAAGAACTGGCAGAGCATGCAACGGTTCCGGTAATAAACGGTTTAACTGATCTGCATCACCCGACTCAAGTGATGGCGGACTTATTAACGATTCAAGAGCACAAAGGCAAATTGGCCGGCTTAAAAATGTGCTATTTAGGCGATGGAAACAACAATATGGCTCATTCATTAATGGAAGGAGCCGCAAAGGTTGGTATGCATATCAGCATTGCAAGCCCTCCTGGCTATTTACCTGATGGCAAGATCACAGAAAAGGCGATTGAAACAGGGAAAGTAACGGGAAGCAAAATTACGATTACACATAATCCGGTAGATGCCATCAAGGATGCGGATATTGTTGTCACAGATGTATGGACCAGTATGGGCCAAGAAGCAGAAACGGAAAAAAGACTAAAAGATTTAGAAGCATACCAAGTCAATACGCAAATTTGTCAGCACGCTAAAAAAGATTATATCTTTTTGCATTGCTTACCAGCGCACCGTGGGGAAGAAGTTACTGCTGAAATTATTGATGGACCGCATTCTGTGGTGTTTGATGAAGCAGAAAACCGACTCCATGCTCAAAAAGCAATTTTAAAACTTTTACTAGAATAG
- a CDS encoding argininosuccinate synthase: MAKEKIVLAYSGGLDTSVSVKWIQEKYGYDVIALGLDVGEGKDLEAIKQKALNVGAIKAYMIDAKELLAQEYILPALKANCLYEGKYPLSSALSRPLISKLLVEVAEKEGAAAVAHGCTGKGNDQVRFEVSIQALNPNLKVVAPVREWGMTRDEEIKYAQENGIPIPVDLDNPFSIDANIWGRACEAGVLEDPWAEAPEAAFDWTAPIELTPDQAEYMEIEFEQGVPVALNGEKLPLVKLIETLNELGGKHGVGRIDHIENRLVGIKSREVYENPAALILINAHKELEFLTLTREVTQFKTQVEQQMAKIIYEGLWYSPIKPALDAFIDETQKVVSGTIRVKLHKGNHTVVGRKSPNSLYNEELATYSKGDAFDHNAAVGFIKIWGLPTKVYSEVNNKEKITK; encoded by the coding sequence ATGGCAAAGGAAAAAATCGTTTTAGCTTATTCAGGCGGATTAGATACTTCAGTTTCAGTTAAATGGATTCAGGAGAAATATGGTTATGATGTCATTGCACTAGGTCTAGATGTGGGTGAGGGAAAGGATCTGGAAGCGATTAAACAAAAGGCATTGAACGTAGGAGCTATTAAAGCTTATATGATTGATGCAAAAGAATTGTTAGCACAAGAATATATTTTGCCAGCTTTAAAGGCAAATTGTTTATATGAAGGAAAATATCCATTATCTTCTGCACTATCTCGACCGCTAATTTCAAAATTATTGGTAGAAGTGGCTGAAAAAGAAGGGGCTGCAGCTGTTGCTCATGGCTGTACTGGTAAAGGAAATGACCAGGTTCGCTTTGAGGTTTCCATTCAAGCGTTAAATCCAAATCTAAAGGTTGTTGCTCCAGTTCGTGAATGGGGAATGACTCGTGATGAAGAAATTAAGTATGCGCAGGAAAACGGTATTCCAATTCCAGTAGATTTAGACAATCCATTCTCGATTGACGCTAATATTTGGGGACGTGCTTGTGAGGCGGGTGTGTTAGAGGATCCTTGGGCAGAGGCACCTGAAGCTGCTTTTGACTGGACAGCACCAATTGAATTAACTCCAGACCAAGCAGAATATATGGAAATTGAATTTGAGCAAGGTGTTCCTGTTGCACTAAATGGTGAGAAACTGCCATTGGTGAAATTAATTGAAACATTAAACGAACTTGGCGGCAAGCATGGCGTCGGTCGTATTGATCATATTGAAAATCGATTAGTAGGAATCAAATCTAGAGAAGTGTATGAAAATCCAGCAGCCTTAATTTTAATTAATGCTCACAAAGAATTAGAATTCTTAACACTTACGCGTGAAGTAACACAGTTCAAAACCCAAGTAGAGCAGCAAATGGCAAAAATCATCTACGAAGGACTTTGGTATTCACCAATAAAACCAGCTCTTGATGCATTTATTGATGAAACACAGAAGGTAGTAAGTGGAACAATCCGTGTTAAGCTTCATAAAGGCAACCATACAGTAGTTGGTCGTAAGTCGCCAAACAGTCTTTATAATGAAGAATTGGCAACTTATTCAAAAGGAGATGCCTTCGACCATAATGCGGCTGTTGGATTTATCAAAATTTGGGGACTGCCAACAAAGGTATATTCTGAGGTAAATAATAAAGAAAAGATAACGAAATAA